In Acidianus brierleyi, one genomic interval encodes:
- a CDS encoding saccharopine dehydrogenase NADP-binding domain-containing protein, which produces MKIALLGGSGLIGRVTARELQALGIDFAVMDIVKPEYNAEYEFLDLNDIEMTSSKVKNYDYVINAAQYYFNLNVMKACLKSGVNYVDLGGLFWMTKKQLELHKDFEKEGLLAVIGMGAEPGITNVIAEWIYEKHGIPERIKLRDGWISTTDNINWSIDTQLDEMTMDAPIFDGELKYYKPLSKSDEVDFSIGKIKTYLTIHSELATFPSSFPGVKYVDWMEGGTGFENIIFIGKLFGDNDEILGIKSRKYLRELLKKKGLLGYSSIPDEVEAAKVIFEYEKKIVSVEFVAKPMGLFDGTQYVTGISPAIAISVGIKGKGVLPPEKVISSEKFIEELKKRKIDLYYAVNEKL; this is translated from the coding sequence ATGAAAATAGCATTATTAGGCGGTTCTGGCTTAATAGGAAGAGTAACAGCTAGAGAACTTCAAGCTTTAGGAATAGATTTCGCAGTAATGGATATTGTAAAGCCCGAATATAATGCTGAATATGAATTTTTGGATCTAAATGATATAGAAATGACCTCGTCTAAAGTAAAAAACTATGATTATGTAATTAATGCCGCACAATATTATTTTAATTTAAATGTGATGAAAGCATGTCTAAAATCTGGAGTGAATTATGTTGATTTAGGAGGACTTTTTTGGATGACTAAAAAACAATTAGAATTGCATAAAGATTTCGAAAAAGAAGGATTATTGGCAGTTATTGGTATGGGAGCCGAACCTGGTATTACAAATGTTATAGCTGAGTGGATTTATGAAAAACATGGAATTCCTGAAAGAATAAAATTAAGGGACGGTTGGATATCGACTACCGATAATATCAATTGGAGTATAGATACACAACTTGATGAGATGACTATGGATGCCCCAATATTCGATGGTGAACTAAAATACTACAAACCTTTATCTAAATCTGACGAAGTTGATTTCTCAATAGGTAAAATTAAAACGTATTTAACTATTCATAGTGAATTAGCTACTTTTCCTTCTTCTTTTCCTGGAGTTAAATATGTGGATTGGATGGAAGGAGGAACTGGATTTGAGAATATTATATTTATAGGGAAATTATTTGGAGATAATGATGAAATTTTAGGAATAAAATCAAGAAAGTACTTAAGGGAACTTTTGAAGAAAAAGGGACTTTTAGGATATTCTTCAATACCGGACGAAGTAGAAGCTGCAAAAGTGATATTTGAGTACGAAAAAAAGATAGTGTCTGTTGAATTCGTAGCTAAGCCAATGGGTTTATTTGATGGAACACAGTATGTTACTGGTATATCACCAGCAATAGCAATCTCTGTCGGTATTAAAGGAAAAGGCGTTTTACCACCAGAAAAGGTTATAAGTAGTGAGAAATTTATTGAAGAATTAAAAAAGAGAAAAATAGATTTATATTATGCGGTAAACGAAAAGTTATAA
- a CDS encoding PIN domain-containing protein: MREFINLSLGDAFLLASAKSTNSTAVTSDHELSKVKDVKVILIPNA, from the coding sequence ATGAGGGAATTTATAAACCTCTCCTTAGGAGATGCGTTTTTGTTAGCATCTGCTAAAAGCACAAATTCAACTGCCGTGACCAGCGATCACGAGCTTAGTAAAGTTAAGGATGTTAAAGTAATACTGATTCCTAATGCATAA
- a CDS encoding PLP-dependent aminotransferase family protein — protein MTYNLGGGLPDPSIFPKKISDIHFEPEISFQELDKELLKILNYRGINAKNEELLLTTGSIQGIYIFSYSFIDPGDKIAIEYPTFAGAIKVFKARNPDLVKLPVIPYYNIEVKEKIKAMYVIPTGQNPTGINMKLEDKKRLLELAEEKDFIILEDDAYGLLTPEQPTLKSMDKNGRVVYITTLSKVFSSGIRLGIMVADKEINETFRKVKENIDGGNSTLSLSLLFESLKDGSFWEGLTRAKRIYNEKKSIMCEALNRYLPQAEWNYPEGGLFYFIKIKGINSEQLLTKVKDKVIFSPGSKFFFDGYGKEYLRLSFSYSSPEEIEKGIEIISKEIQ, from the coding sequence TTGACGTATAATCTAGGCGGAGGTTTACCTGATCCTAGTATTTTTCCTAAAAAAATTTCTGATATTCACTTTGAACCAGAGATTAGTTTTCAGGAATTAGATAAGGAATTACTAAAAATATTAAATTATAGAGGAATTAATGCAAAAAATGAAGAGCTACTTTTAACTACAGGCAGTATTCAAGGTATATATATCTTCTCTTATTCTTTTATAGATCCTGGAGATAAAATAGCAATAGAGTATCCAACGTTCGCTGGTGCAATAAAGGTTTTCAAAGCTAGAAATCCTGATCTTGTTAAATTACCAGTTATACCTTATTATAATATAGAAGTAAAAGAAAAGATAAAGGCAATGTACGTTATACCTACTGGGCAAAATCCTACAGGAATTAATATGAAATTAGAAGATAAAAAAAGACTTCTTGAATTAGCAGAAGAAAAAGATTTCATTATTCTTGAAGATGATGCCTATGGACTTCTAACACCAGAGCAACCTACTTTAAAATCTATGGATAAAAACGGAAGAGTGGTTTACATAACTACACTAAGTAAAGTTTTCTCTTCAGGGATTAGACTAGGAATAATGGTAGCAGATAAAGAAATTAATGAAACATTTAGAAAGGTAAAAGAAAATATAGACGGAGGGAATAGTACTCTTTCCCTGTCATTACTTTTTGAATCTCTAAAGGATGGAAGCTTCTGGGAAGGACTAACGAGGGCCAAAAGAATATATAATGAAAAGAAGTCAATAATGTGTGAAGCATTAAACAGATATTTACCACAAGCAGAATGGAATTATCCAGAAGGAGGATTATTTTATTTTATAAAAATTAAAGGTATAAATTCGGAACAGCTTTTAACTAAGGTTAAGGATAAGGTAATATTCTCTCCAGGCAGTAAATTCTTCTTCGATGGCTATGGTAAGGAATATCTTAGATTAAGCTTTTCTTATTCTTCTCCTGAAGAAATAGAAAAAGGAATAGAAATAATATCAAAGGAAATACAATAG
- a CDS encoding APC family permease, with the protein MADKLNIGIKDNPNFRKEAGIFSLIAFSLGNIIGSGILLLPAVTASLTGPLSPIVWLVGGVLLLPVVIVYSKLANIFPFVGSKIRFINVTHGKVMASSVGWLYLIGTLLTIPIEAEATANYLSYVFPSIMYKGYPTPLGYLIEGVIVILIYSLVYLGIKGLSISVNTITYAKLGILALYILAVGFLDFHVSNLTMNFSPSFSNFFYAIALTMFAYGGFRSAMVYAGESKSNTGKAIMIAFIISMIIYTLVPLIFIASLSSSVLSAGWSSLGKMSAPLAESAIIAGIPALGALFILDGVISPSGASLIGAGDMIRYSYALTKSGSFPKALGKVDPKRGIPVLPVMLFGVFSLLTLFLSSTFEQSIGYLVATRILAYSTGPVSLFVISNDNKNKLLSFGSFLITGLIFSFVGFPKTLFGTMVILLSIIAMLPFSKNYIPALWYLGFSGVVTLITLISLPTLLSLPIVIITSAAFFYLATKTARGDGEVDV; encoded by the coding sequence ATGGCTGATAAGTTAAACATAGGAATTAAGGATAATCCAAATTTTAGAAAAGAAGCGGGAATTTTCTCATTAATAGCTTTTTCATTAGGAAATATAATAGGTTCTGGAATTCTTCTTTTACCTGCAGTAACTGCGTCTTTAACTGGACCATTAAGTCCTATAGTATGGTTAGTAGGCGGTGTATTATTATTGCCAGTAGTAATAGTTTATTCTAAATTAGCCAATATTTTCCCGTTTGTAGGAAGTAAAATAAGGTTTATTAACGTTACTCATGGTAAAGTCATGGCTTCCAGTGTAGGTTGGCTTTATTTAATAGGTACACTTTTAACTATACCTATAGAAGCAGAAGCTACTGCAAATTACCTTTCGTATGTTTTCCCTTCAATAATGTATAAAGGATATCCTACTCCCTTAGGGTATTTAATTGAAGGAGTTATAGTTATTTTAATATATTCATTAGTTTATCTTGGAATAAAGGGATTATCAATCTCAGTAAATACAATAACTTATGCTAAGCTTGGAATTTTGGCATTATACATATTGGCAGTAGGATTTCTAGACTTTCACGTATCTAACCTTACGATGAATTTTTCTCCATCTTTTTCTAACTTCTTTTATGCTATAGCCTTAACTATGTTTGCTTATGGCGGATTTAGAAGTGCCATGGTTTATGCTGGAGAATCCAAAAGCAATACTGGAAAAGCTATAATGATAGCGTTCATAATTTCGATGATTATCTATACTTTAGTTCCGTTAATTTTTATAGCTTCTCTATCTTCGTCTGTGCTTTCAGCTGGATGGAGTAGTTTAGGAAAAATGAGCGCACCACTAGCTGAAAGTGCTATAATAGCTGGGATACCTGCCCTGGGCGCTCTGTTTATTTTAGACGGAGTAATATCTCCTTCTGGAGCCTCTCTAATAGGTGCTGGAGATATGATAAGATATTCTTATGCCTTAACTAAGTCTGGGAGCTTTCCTAAAGCTTTAGGTAAGGTAGATCCTAAAAGAGGAATACCAGTATTGCCTGTTATGTTATTTGGAGTGTTTTCTTTACTCACTCTCTTTCTTTCATCTACTTTTGAGCAATCTATAGGATATTTAGTAGCTACAAGAATATTAGCATACTCAACTGGTCCTGTTAGTCTATTTGTAATTTCCAATGATAATAAAAATAAATTATTATCTTTCGGTTCCTTCCTAATAACTGGATTAATATTTAGCTTTGTTGGATTTCCAAAAACTCTTTTTGGTACTATGGTGATCCTTTTATCTATTATAGCAATGTTACCTTTTTCAAAGAATTATATTCCTGCATTGTGGTATCTAGGTTTTAGCGGAGTAGTTACATTAATAACTTTAATTTCTCTTCCTACTCTTTTGTCTTTACCAATTGTTATAATTACATCAGCTGCATTCTTTTATTTAGCTACTAAAACTGCTAGAGGGGATGGTGAAGTTGACGTATAA
- a CDS encoding radical SAM protein produces MLSEQCNFRCIYCYEKFSNNKVNDLDQRIIKSIHKLVYYYNIDRLNMSFFGGEPMLYYDKIIKIMEYSNSIINTHGDMTTNGYLLNKEKFEKLVKLNVREYQITFDGYKDYHDKVRITIGKTPTFDMIFKNIVSYKDLKEDFRITIRIHMHKNNFSSVKKLIDLLADYLADDKRYVLFLRSISRLGGPNDNAIMLPSREEVEDAITYAKSRGLNIVLNRNMSNFCYASLPNSIVIRADGKISKCTVDLYSDRNIVGYLDSNENLVLDQDKIRFWARGFFTGNLGELRCPLTGEDIYD; encoded by the coding sequence ATGTTATCGGAACAATGTAATTTTAGGTGTATTTATTGTTATGAAAAATTTTCCAATAACAAAGTGAATGATTTGGATCAACGAATAATAAAATCTATTCATAAATTAGTATATTATTACAATATAGATAGGCTTAATATGTCCTTTTTTGGTGGGGAACCCATGTTATACTATGATAAAATTATAAAAATTATGGAATATAGTAATTCCATAATAAATACACATGGCGATATGACTACAAATGGATATTTGCTTAATAAGGAAAAATTTGAAAAATTAGTAAAACTTAACGTAAGAGAATATCAAATAACTTTTGACGGTTATAAGGATTATCATGATAAAGTTAGAATAACAATAGGCAAGACTCCTACTTTTGATATGATCTTCAAAAATATCGTATCGTATAAGGATCTAAAGGAAGATTTTAGAATTACAATAAGAATACATATGCATAAAAATAATTTTTCGTCAGTAAAAAAACTAATTGATTTATTAGCAGATTATTTAGCTGATGATAAAAGGTACGTGTTATTTTTAAGATCTATATCGCGACTTGGAGGACCTAATGATAATGCGATAATGTTACCGAGTAGAGAAGAGGTGGAAGACGCAATAACTTACGCTAAGTCAAGAGGGCTTAATATTGTCCTAAACAGAAATATGAGTAATTTCTGTTATGCTTCTCTACCAAATTCTATAGTTATTAGAGCAGACGGAAAAATATCCAAATGTACTGTAGATTTGTATTCAGATAGAAATATTGTAGGGTATTTAGATAGCAATGAAAATTTGGTGTTAGATCAAGATAAAATAAGATTTTGGGCTAGAGGATTTTTTACAGGTAATTTAGGAGAACTAAGATGTCCTCTTACTGGTGAGGATATTTATGATTGA
- a CDS encoding type II toxin-antitoxin system VapC family toxin, producing the protein MKEKYVIDAGPLSLFFAGKKDVKKFFEEMYNNNVIIYMNEVNLAEFIYNYISKVGKDIAIARHRYIRNSPIRIISPNENITETAAILKSKYSYLSLADAYLIATAKKIGGKVITTDEDIEKTKEIEYIKISLD; encoded by the coding sequence TTGAAAGAGAAGTACGTCATTGACGCAGGACCTTTATCTCTATTTTTCGCAGGAAAAAAGGACGTAAAAAAATTCTTCGAGGAGATGTATAATAATAACGTAATAATCTACATGAATGAGGTTAATCTTGCAGAATTTATTTATAATTATATTTCAAAAGTAGGAAAAGATATTGCAATAGCAAGACATAGGTATATTAGAAACTCGCCAATAAGGATAATTTCGCCAAACGAAAATATAACAGAGACTGCTGCCATATTAAAGAGTAAATATTCTTACCTTTCATTGGCTGACGCTTATCTTATAGCTACGGCGAAAAAAATTGGAGGAAAAGTTATTACTACGGATGAAGATATTGAAAAAACCAAGGAGATAGAATATATAAAAATTTCTTTAGATTAG
- a CDS encoding AbrB/MazE/SpoVT family DNA-binding domain-containing protein produces the protein MERYRVKVYKKGIIVIPKEIRETIGIKEGDIVELIVNEGKVSIEKPETLLDLFGVDGNRAVEVAKAIVEERRKEVEREVRH, from the coding sequence ATGGAACGATATAGAGTAAAGGTCTATAAGAAAGGAATTATAGTTATTCCTAAAGAGATAAGAGAAACGATTGGGATAAAGGAAGGAGATATAGTAGAACTTATAGTTAATGAAGGTAAGGTAAGCATAGAGAAACCCGAAACTCTCCTAGACCTATTTGGAGTAGATGGAAATAGAGCCGTAGAAGTTGCGAAGGCTATAGTTGAGGAAAGGAGGAAGGAAGTTGAAAGAGAAGTACGTCATTGA
- a CDS encoding Ldh family oxidoreductase: protein MIVNKEDLYSLVFSIFQKITFDEYAKILAEELVNANLAGHEDHGVQLVPYYVKLAKGEKVNLGGTIIPPINPKARIDIQRNDFLIKIDGKMTFGQVILRKASEEKVENFKIFLGRNVSHIGRLSSFTENFAKKGFITLLVARTPPLISLEGMKGRILGNNPISISFPGDPPITIDMALSKTSFGKVVSSLYRGEKIEEGMILNAEGKGTSKPEDLINGGSLLPIGGYKGFNLALAIEILTSLFSEDVDINPFFGIVIREDLIGNEKKIEKIKERIPTTPFYHFPGSRKVEKENIDLPDSLWDQLIKINDSIS, encoded by the coding sequence ATGATAGTAAATAAGGAAGACCTCTATAGTCTTGTTTTTTCTATATTTCAGAAAATAACTTTCGATGAATATGCTAAAATATTGGCAGAAGAACTAGTTAATGCTAATTTAGCTGGTCATGAAGATCATGGAGTACAATTAGTTCCTTATTACGTAAAACTGGCTAAAGGAGAAAAAGTAAATCTAGGAGGTACAATAATTCCTCCAATTAACCCTAAAGCTAGAATAGATATTCAACGTAATGATTTTCTCATAAAAATAGATGGTAAAATGACTTTTGGACAAGTTATACTGCGAAAAGCTAGTGAGGAAAAAGTGGAAAACTTCAAGATATTTTTAGGCAGAAACGTATCGCATATAGGAAGATTATCCTCTTTTACTGAAAACTTTGCAAAAAAAGGATTTATAACACTTTTAGTAGCAAGAACTCCACCACTTATTTCTCTTGAAGGAATGAAAGGAAGAATATTAGGAAATAACCCAATAAGCATATCTTTCCCTGGAGATCCGCCTATTACAATAGATATGGCATTAAGTAAAACTTCTTTTGGGAAAGTAGTAAGTTCATTATATAGAGGAGAAAAAATAGAAGAAGGTATGATTCTAAATGCTGAAGGTAAAGGAACATCAAAACCTGAAGACTTAATAAACGGTGGCTCACTTTTACCTATAGGAGGATATAAAGGATTTAATCTAGCATTAGCTATAGAAATTCTTACATCATTATTCTCTGAAGACGTAGACATAAATCCGTTCTTTGGCATTGTGATAAGAGAAGATCTTATTGGAAATGAGAAAAAAATTGAAAAAATTAAAGAAAGAATACCAACTACTCCTTTCTATCATTTTCCTGGTTCAAGAAAAGTTGAAAAAGAAAACATAGATTTACCAGATTCTCTCTGGGATCAATTAATAAAAATTAATGATAGTATAAGTTAG
- a CDS encoding APC family permease gives MSHEDKNKEKIFIRESSGLIKQFSSLDMLTLVLSFSIGSGILFFTVGITYEYPGSFPLLSLLIDAIPLFAAASVIYFLGLVMPKIGGQYVWISRILSPGLGYFINIFTWLGYCIIIGVVAYIGASFLSDSLTIAGLVTHSPSIVNIGKYFDSPIHIVIVAIIITILFTLLDSFSIRLSKLSIFVAFYIPLALLLILDFAMLFENPSSAPALWNKVFGPSSYQNIILLSNQKGWSSSLISFSLASTLLAVIPLTSSWSGFSHFGGWLAGDAKSPRKSLFFATIGAGLVALFLMALTIYSYQHLFGSAFISRLGYVSSSLSITPSIPLLGAVALSNFSILAIAVGFIMFLFPIKDILPSVVAQSRQIFAASFDRLLPEKLTHISKSGIPIVSYAVTATVIAISIIMVSPLFPLGLYVATDLFSIALGFLQIFTAISAIEFPITKHELYVNAPSPVNKEILGIPLISVLGTISLIGWIFLLSDSFYGVISSKVGFEVMFIIALIMGAIFLLYSYFNSKLSKEGIDVELIGKEIPPD, from the coding sequence ATGAGCCATGAAGATAAGAATAAAGAAAAAATATTTATACGAGAATCTAGCGGATTAATTAAACAATTTAGCAGTCTAGATATGCTAACGCTAGTTCTCTCATTTTCTATAGGTTCTGGAATATTATTTTTTACTGTAGGCATTACCTATGAATATCCAGGGAGTTTTCCATTATTGTCGTTACTTATTGATGCTATTCCTCTTTTTGCTGCGGCGTCTGTAATATATTTTTTAGGTCTTGTAATGCCAAAAATCGGTGGACAATATGTTTGGATAAGCAGAATACTTTCTCCAGGATTAGGCTATTTTATAAATATATTTACTTGGTTAGGATACTGTATTATAATCGGAGTTGTAGCTTACATCGGAGCATCGTTTCTCTCAGATTCTCTAACTATTGCAGGACTAGTAACGCATTCTCCGAGTATTGTTAACATAGGTAAATATTTCGATTCACCTATTCATATAGTAATTGTTGCAATAATTATAACTATATTATTTACATTATTAGACTCTTTCAGCATACGATTATCTAAATTATCTATTTTTGTAGCATTTTATATTCCATTAGCACTTCTGTTAATACTTGATTTTGCAATGCTTTTTGAGAATCCATCATCTGCACCAGCATTATGGAATAAGGTTTTCGGTCCTTCTTCTTATCAGAATATAATCTTACTTAGTAATCAAAAAGGCTGGTCTTCATCATTAATATCTTTTAGCTTAGCTTCAACGTTACTTGCTGTAATACCACTAACATCTTCTTGGAGTGGATTTAGCCATTTTGGAGGGTGGTTAGCAGGAGATGCTAAGTCTCCCAGAAAAAGTTTATTTTTTGCTACAATAGGTGCAGGATTAGTAGCATTATTCTTAATGGCATTAACGATATATTCTTATCAACATCTTTTTGGATCCGCTTTTATTTCTAGGCTAGGATATGTATCATCTTCCTTAAGCATAACTCCTTCAATACCTCTTTTAGGAGCAGTAGCATTAAGTAATTTCTCTATCTTAGCAATAGCTGTAGGTTTTATAATGTTCCTATTCCCGATAAAGGACATACTACCTTCAGTAGTTGCTCAATCACGACAAATATTCGCAGCTTCCTTTGATAGATTATTACCAGAAAAATTAACTCATATTTCAAAAAGTGGTATTCCAATAGTTAGTTATGCTGTAACTGCTACTGTAATAGCTATTTCAATTATAATGGTAAGTCCATTATTTCCTTTAGGGCTCTATGTTGCTACCGATCTTTTTAGTATAGCACTAGGTTTCTTACAAATATTTACTGCAATATCAGCAATAGAATTTCCTATTACTAAGCATGAATTATATGTTAATGCTCCTTCACCAGTAAATAAAGAAATCCTTGGAATACCTTTAATTTCCGTTCTAGGTACTATATCATTAATAGGATGGATCTTTCTCTTATCTGACTCTTTCTATGGCGTTATAAGTTCTAAAGTAGGATTTGAAGTAATGTTCATCATTGCACTAATTATGGGCGCTATATTTCTTCTATATAGCTACTTTAATTCAAAATTATCAAAAGAAGGAATAGATGTCGAACTTATAGGAAAGGAGATTCCTCCAGATTAA